One segment of Hemibagrus wyckioides isolate EC202008001 linkage group LG05, SWU_Hwy_1.0, whole genome shotgun sequence DNA contains the following:
- the trim33 gene encoding E3 ubiquitin-protein ligase TRIM33 isoform X2 yields the protein MADNKGQGDTESPASMEVEPPTPLNGDAASENSDKTNDTDAALKDGDDGQSRETAPEMPTPSAESSEPAAAAAAAAADGGGGGGGEAEGGGEASASRSSVNVSPDGNSNTESTEPSLPAVDATANTTPVTVAGTSSPAPGTETAAGAASTPSAVPLNFLDTCAVCKQSLQSRECEPKLLPCLHSFCLKCIPQPERQISVGVAGPHGQDTHIVNVMRCTVCYQDYKQFDMVDNYFVKDTTEASSTSTEKSTQVCTSCEDNASAIGFCVECGEWLCKTCIEAHQRVKFTKDHTIRKKEDVSQESVSTSGQRTVFCPIHKQETLKLFCETCDKLTCRDCQLLEHKEHRYQFLEEAFENQKGIIETFMAKLHEKRNFVQFSASQVQNRLKEAAETHKKVEHEIKIAVFTLINEINKKGKSLLQQLESVTKERTVKLLNQQRDISSLAQQILHVLRFTHWAISNGSSTALLYSKRLITYQLRFLLKARVDPVPHANGAVRFFCDPTFWAKNVVNLGNLVIEKVPPPAPHPQNMMVGQQISPGHNTAGKHPGQINLAQLRLQHMQQAAFAQKQQQQQQQQQQQQQHQQQMQQQMRIASQMSQHPRQGGPPQMMQQQPPRLISMQSLQREGVNGGPHMYPPPPHLRMANSQNRMPVAQPRLNGQLYPMMQQQLQRQHSNPGHAGPFPVTSMHNVSAANPTSPTSASMASAHGHRGPTSPVVGPIELIPSVTNPENLPCLPDIPPIQLEDAGSTMLDNILSRYISANSQPPTLASNNLNSSPGPSTHSPGSSGLSNSLTPVRPSSSSSTGSRGSRGSAGSSGPANTAPELVKVKQEPGAEEECGFSGANVKSERGKDGRRSACMMSSPEASLTPPLPVLGSVSTGSVQDILRTLGENIKTEPQSENQPPSCSSTQNPSSKSSANFTNGTQTTPFPHRFQRGSTSGSQTNANSQSNTEGKEDDPNEDWCAVCQNGGELLCCDRCPKVFHITCHIPTLRSSPSGDWMCTFCRSLTNPEIEYNCDDDPPSKKDKSEQGLSPEDQRRCERLLLYLFCHELSVEFQEPVPSSVPNYYKIIKHPMDLNLVKRKLQRKHPQHYQSPKEFVYDVRLVFSNCAKYNEADSEVAEAGKAVSLYFEEKLAAIYSDQSFPVEPEKRSRDENTAEEAAEESDDDFVQPKRKRLKPEEKPVHIK from the exons ATGGCGGACAACAAAGGCCAAGGGGATACAGAGAGCCCAGCTAGCATGGAGGTAGAGCCTCCGACGCCGCTTAACGGTGACGCCGCCAGTGAAAATTCTGATAAGACTAATGACACGGACGCTGCGTTAAAGGACGGAGACGACGGACAGTCCCGGGAAACCGCTCCTGAGATGCCGACACCCAGCGCCGAGAGCAGCGAGCCCGCCGCCGCCGctgccgccgccgccgccgatggaggaggaggaggaggaggagaggcaGAAGGAGGAGGGGAAGCGAGCGCCAGTCGCAGTAGCGTTAACGTTAGCCCGGACGGGAACTCGAACACTGAAAGCACGGAGCCCTCGCTGCCCGCGGTAGACGCCACGGCGAACACCACTCCCGTCACAGTGGCGGGTACTTCTTCCCCCGCTCCCGGTACAGAAACGGCGGCTGGCGCTGCTTCGACTCCGTCCGCCGTGCCGCTGAACTTCTTGGATACGTGCgcagtgtgtaaacagagtcTCCAGAGCCGCGAATGCGAACCCAAACTCCTGCCATGTCTGCACTCTTTCTGCCTAAAGTGTATCCCTCAACCGGAGAGACAGATCAGCGTGGGAGTCGCCGGTCCCCACGGTCAGGACACGCATATCG TGAACGTCATGCGGTGTACAGTGTGCTACCAGGACTACAAACAGTTCGACATGGTGGACAATTACTTTGTCAAGGACACGACAGAGGCTTCTAGCACATCGACAGAAAAATCAACGCAG GTATGCACCAGCTGTGAAGACAACGCCAGCGCCATCGGtttctgtgtggagtgtggCGAATGGCTATGCAAGACATGCATCGAAGCACACCAGAGAGTGAAATTCACCAAGGATCATACGATACGTAAAAAAGAGGACGTCTCTCAAG AGTCAGTAAGCACATCGGGACAGAGGACGGTCTTCTGTCCGATCCACAAACAGGAGACGCTCAAGCTCTTCTGCGAGACCTGCGACAAGCTGACCTGCAGAGATTGCCAGCTGCTGGAGCACAAAGAACACAG GTACCAGTTCCTGGAAGAGGCTTTTGAGAATCAGAAAGGAATTATTGAGACATTCATGGCCAAACTGCACGAGAAGAGGAATTTTGTACAGTTCTCTGCATCTCAGGTGCAAAACAG GTTAAAAGAGGCGGCTGAGACGCACAAGAAGGTTGAGCATGAGATTAAGATTGCAGTCTTCACGCTTATCAATGAAATCAACAAGAAAGGCAAATCTCTTCTTCAGCAGCTGGAG AGCGTGACAAAGGAGCGCACTGTGAAGTTACTAAACCAGCAACGGGACATCAGCTCACTGGCACAGCAGATCCTGCACGTTCTGCGCTTCACACACTGGGCCATCAGCAATGGCAGCAGCACCGCATTGCTCTACAGCAAGAGATTG ATCACATACCAGCTGCGTTTCCTGCTTAAAGCTCGTGTTGATCCGGTGCCTCATGCCAATGGAGCGGTCCGCTTCTTCTGTGACCCCACCTTCTGGGCCAAGAACGTCGTAAATCTTG GAAACCTGGTGATTGAGAAGGTGCCCCCACCAGCCCCTCACCCTCAAAACATGATGGTGGGTCAGCAGATTTCGCCGGGCCACAACACAGCAGGAAAACACCCCGGGCAGATCAACCTGGCACAGCTGCGACTGCAGCACATGCAGCAGGCTGCTTTtgcacagaaacaacaacagcaacaacagcagcagcagcagcaacagcaacatCAGCAGCAGATGCAGCAGCAAATGCGCATTGCCTCGCAAATGTCCCAGCATCCACGGCAGGGAGGGCCACCTCAGATGATGCAGCAGCAG CCTCCAAGACTCATCAGTATGCAGTCGCTGCAGAGGGAGGGTGTTAACGGCGGGCCCCACATGTACCCCCCTCCCCCTCACCTGCGCATGGCCAACTCACAGAACCGCATGCCTGTGGCCCAGCCCCGGCTAAACGGTCAGCTGTATCCCATGATGCAACAGCAGCTCCAGAGACAG CATTCTAACCCCGGCCATGCCGGCCCCTTCCCTGTTACATCCATGCACAACGTGAGTGCTGCCAACCCCACCAGCCCCACCAGTGCCAGTATGGCCAGTGCCCATGGCCACCGGGGGCCCACCAGCCCAGTAGTAGGCCCCATCGAACTCATTCCTTCAGTGACCAACCCTGAGAACCTGCCCTGCCTCCCTGACATCCCTCCCATTcag TTGGAAGATGCAGGCTCCACCATGCTGGACAATATCTTAAGTCGCTACATTTCTGCTAACTCGCAACCCCCAACTCTGGCATCCAACAACCTTAATTCCTCGCCGGGCCCCTCCACACACTCCCCGGGGTCATCCG GTTTATCAAACTCTCTTACTCCTGTAAGGCCGTCCAGCTCCTCCAGCACAGGAAGTCGCGGCAG ccGAGGGTCAGCGGGTAGTTCAGGGCCCGCGAACACTGCACCAGAActggtgaaggtcaaacaggAGCCTGGAgcagaggaagagtgtggattCTCCGGGGCCAACGTCAAGTCAGAACGGGGCAAAGATGGTCGACGGAGTGCTTGCATG ATGAGCAGTCCAGAGGCAAGCTTGACTCCTCCTCTCCCCGTGCTGGGTTCGGTGTCCACCGGGTCTGTGCAGGACATTTTAAGGACGTTGGGAGAGAACATTAAAACGGAGCCGCAGAGCGAGAACCAGCCGCCATCCTGCAGCAGCACACAAAACCCGAGCTCCAAAAGCAGTGCTAATTTCACCAACGGGACCCAAACCACTCCGTTTCCCCATCGCTTTCAGAGGGGCAGTACCAGCGGCTCTCAGACGAACGCTAACAGCCAGTCGAACACGGAAGGGAAAGAGGACGACCCGAACGAGGACTGGTGTGCAGTGTGTCAGAATGGTGGAGAACTCCTGTGCTGCGACCGCTGCCCTAAAGTCTTCCACATCACCTGTCATATTCCTACACTCCGCTCCTCCCCCAG TGGAGACTGGATGTGCACCTTTTGTAGAAGTCTGACCAACCCTGAGATAGAGTATAATTGCGACGACGATCCTCCTAGTAAGAAAGACAAGAGTGAGCAGGGGCTGAGTCCTGAGGACCAGAGG AGATGTGAGCGTctgctgctttatttattctgcCACGAGTTGAGTGTAGAGTTTCAGGAACCTGTTCCTTCTTCG GTGCCCAACTATTATAAGATCATAAAGCACCCCATGGACCTGAACCTGGTGAAGAGAAAGCTGCAGAGGAAGCACCCACAGCATTACCAGAGCCCCAAAGAGTTTGTCTACGACGTCCGATTGGTGTTCAGCAACTGTGCCAAGTACAACGAG GCTGACTCGGAGGTCGCCGAGGCAGGGAAGGCCGTGAGTCTGTACTTCGAGGAAAAGCTGGCTGCGATCTATTCCGACCAGAGTTTCCCGGTGGAACCGGAAAAAAGATCCCGGGACGAGAACACCGCCGAGGAAGCGGCAGAGGAATCGGACGACGATTTCGTGCAGCCGAAGCGGAAAAGGTTAAAACCCGAAGAAAAGCCCGTGCACATAAAGTGA
- the trim33 gene encoding E3 ubiquitin-protein ligase TRIM33 isoform X1, protein MADNKGQGDTESPASMEVEPPTPLNGDAASENSDKTNDTDAALKDGDDGQSRETAPEMPTPSAESSEPAAAAAAAAADGGGGGGGEAEGGGEASASRSSVNVSPDGNSNTESTEPSLPAVDATANTTPVTVAGTSSPAPGTETAAGAASTPSAVPLNFLDTCAVCKQSLQSRECEPKLLPCLHSFCLKCIPQPERQISVGVAGPHGQDTHIVNVMRCTVCYQDYKQFDMVDNYFVKDTTEASSTSTEKSTQVCTSCEDNASAIGFCVECGEWLCKTCIEAHQRVKFTKDHTIRKKEDVSQESVSTSGQRTVFCPIHKQETLKLFCETCDKLTCRDCQLLEHKEHRYQFLEEAFENQKGIIETFMAKLHEKRNFVQFSASQVQNRLKEAAETHKKVEHEIKIAVFTLINEINKKGKSLLQQLESVTKERTVKLLNQQRDISSLAQQILHVLRFTHWAISNGSSTALLYSKRLITYQLRFLLKARVDPVPHANGAVRFFCDPTFWAKNVVNLGNLVIEKVPPPAPHPQNMMVGQQISPGHNTAGKHPGQINLAQLRLQHMQQAAFAQKQQQQQQQQQQQQQHQQQMQQQMRIASQMSQHPRQGGPPQMMQQQPPRLISMQSLQREGVNGGPHMYPPPPHLRMANSQNRMPVAQPRLNGQLYPMMQQQLQRQHSNPGHAGPFPVTSMHNVSAANPTSPTSASMASAHGHRGPTSPVVGPIELIPSVTNPENLPCLPDIPPIQLEDAGSTMLDNILSRYISANSQPPTLASNNLNSSPGPSTHSPGSSGLSNSLTPVRPSSSSSTGSRGSRGSAGSSGPANTAPELVKVKQEPGAEEECGFSGANVKSERGKDGRRSACMMSSPEASLTPPLPVLGSVSTGSVQDILRTLGENIKTEPQSENQPPSCSSTQNPSSKSSANFTNGTQTTPFPHRFQRGSTSGSQTNANSQSNTEGKEDDPNEDWCAVCQNGGELLCCDRCPKVFHITCHIPTLRSSPSGDWMCTFCRSLTNPEIEYNCDDDPPSKKDKSEQGLSPEDQRRCERLLLYLFCHELSVEFQEPVPSSVPNYYKIIKHPMDLNLVKRKLQRKHPQHYQSPKEFVYDVRLVFSNCAKYNEMSRIIQVYDEEKQSNVQADSEVAEAGKAVSLYFEEKLAAIYSDQSFPVEPEKRSRDENTAEEAAEESDDDFVQPKRKRLKPEEKPVHIK, encoded by the exons ATGGCGGACAACAAAGGCCAAGGGGATACAGAGAGCCCAGCTAGCATGGAGGTAGAGCCTCCGACGCCGCTTAACGGTGACGCCGCCAGTGAAAATTCTGATAAGACTAATGACACGGACGCTGCGTTAAAGGACGGAGACGACGGACAGTCCCGGGAAACCGCTCCTGAGATGCCGACACCCAGCGCCGAGAGCAGCGAGCCCGCCGCCGCCGctgccgccgccgccgccgatggaggaggaggaggaggaggagaggcaGAAGGAGGAGGGGAAGCGAGCGCCAGTCGCAGTAGCGTTAACGTTAGCCCGGACGGGAACTCGAACACTGAAAGCACGGAGCCCTCGCTGCCCGCGGTAGACGCCACGGCGAACACCACTCCCGTCACAGTGGCGGGTACTTCTTCCCCCGCTCCCGGTACAGAAACGGCGGCTGGCGCTGCTTCGACTCCGTCCGCCGTGCCGCTGAACTTCTTGGATACGTGCgcagtgtgtaaacagagtcTCCAGAGCCGCGAATGCGAACCCAAACTCCTGCCATGTCTGCACTCTTTCTGCCTAAAGTGTATCCCTCAACCGGAGAGACAGATCAGCGTGGGAGTCGCCGGTCCCCACGGTCAGGACACGCATATCG TGAACGTCATGCGGTGTACAGTGTGCTACCAGGACTACAAACAGTTCGACATGGTGGACAATTACTTTGTCAAGGACACGACAGAGGCTTCTAGCACATCGACAGAAAAATCAACGCAG GTATGCACCAGCTGTGAAGACAACGCCAGCGCCATCGGtttctgtgtggagtgtggCGAATGGCTATGCAAGACATGCATCGAAGCACACCAGAGAGTGAAATTCACCAAGGATCATACGATACGTAAAAAAGAGGACGTCTCTCAAG AGTCAGTAAGCACATCGGGACAGAGGACGGTCTTCTGTCCGATCCACAAACAGGAGACGCTCAAGCTCTTCTGCGAGACCTGCGACAAGCTGACCTGCAGAGATTGCCAGCTGCTGGAGCACAAAGAACACAG GTACCAGTTCCTGGAAGAGGCTTTTGAGAATCAGAAAGGAATTATTGAGACATTCATGGCCAAACTGCACGAGAAGAGGAATTTTGTACAGTTCTCTGCATCTCAGGTGCAAAACAG GTTAAAAGAGGCGGCTGAGACGCACAAGAAGGTTGAGCATGAGATTAAGATTGCAGTCTTCACGCTTATCAATGAAATCAACAAGAAAGGCAAATCTCTTCTTCAGCAGCTGGAG AGCGTGACAAAGGAGCGCACTGTGAAGTTACTAAACCAGCAACGGGACATCAGCTCACTGGCACAGCAGATCCTGCACGTTCTGCGCTTCACACACTGGGCCATCAGCAATGGCAGCAGCACCGCATTGCTCTACAGCAAGAGATTG ATCACATACCAGCTGCGTTTCCTGCTTAAAGCTCGTGTTGATCCGGTGCCTCATGCCAATGGAGCGGTCCGCTTCTTCTGTGACCCCACCTTCTGGGCCAAGAACGTCGTAAATCTTG GAAACCTGGTGATTGAGAAGGTGCCCCCACCAGCCCCTCACCCTCAAAACATGATGGTGGGTCAGCAGATTTCGCCGGGCCACAACACAGCAGGAAAACACCCCGGGCAGATCAACCTGGCACAGCTGCGACTGCAGCACATGCAGCAGGCTGCTTTtgcacagaaacaacaacagcaacaacagcagcagcagcagcaacagcaacatCAGCAGCAGATGCAGCAGCAAATGCGCATTGCCTCGCAAATGTCCCAGCATCCACGGCAGGGAGGGCCACCTCAGATGATGCAGCAGCAG CCTCCAAGACTCATCAGTATGCAGTCGCTGCAGAGGGAGGGTGTTAACGGCGGGCCCCACATGTACCCCCCTCCCCCTCACCTGCGCATGGCCAACTCACAGAACCGCATGCCTGTGGCCCAGCCCCGGCTAAACGGTCAGCTGTATCCCATGATGCAACAGCAGCTCCAGAGACAG CATTCTAACCCCGGCCATGCCGGCCCCTTCCCTGTTACATCCATGCACAACGTGAGTGCTGCCAACCCCACCAGCCCCACCAGTGCCAGTATGGCCAGTGCCCATGGCCACCGGGGGCCCACCAGCCCAGTAGTAGGCCCCATCGAACTCATTCCTTCAGTGACCAACCCTGAGAACCTGCCCTGCCTCCCTGACATCCCTCCCATTcag TTGGAAGATGCAGGCTCCACCATGCTGGACAATATCTTAAGTCGCTACATTTCTGCTAACTCGCAACCCCCAACTCTGGCATCCAACAACCTTAATTCCTCGCCGGGCCCCTCCACACACTCCCCGGGGTCATCCG GTTTATCAAACTCTCTTACTCCTGTAAGGCCGTCCAGCTCCTCCAGCACAGGAAGTCGCGGCAG ccGAGGGTCAGCGGGTAGTTCAGGGCCCGCGAACACTGCACCAGAActggtgaaggtcaaacaggAGCCTGGAgcagaggaagagtgtggattCTCCGGGGCCAACGTCAAGTCAGAACGGGGCAAAGATGGTCGACGGAGTGCTTGCATG ATGAGCAGTCCAGAGGCAAGCTTGACTCCTCCTCTCCCCGTGCTGGGTTCGGTGTCCACCGGGTCTGTGCAGGACATTTTAAGGACGTTGGGAGAGAACATTAAAACGGAGCCGCAGAGCGAGAACCAGCCGCCATCCTGCAGCAGCACACAAAACCCGAGCTCCAAAAGCAGTGCTAATTTCACCAACGGGACCCAAACCACTCCGTTTCCCCATCGCTTTCAGAGGGGCAGTACCAGCGGCTCTCAGACGAACGCTAACAGCCAGTCGAACACGGAAGGGAAAGAGGACGACCCGAACGAGGACTGGTGTGCAGTGTGTCAGAATGGTGGAGAACTCCTGTGCTGCGACCGCTGCCCTAAAGTCTTCCACATCACCTGTCATATTCCTACACTCCGCTCCTCCCCCAG TGGAGACTGGATGTGCACCTTTTGTAGAAGTCTGACCAACCCTGAGATAGAGTATAATTGCGACGACGATCCTCCTAGTAAGAAAGACAAGAGTGAGCAGGGGCTGAGTCCTGAGGACCAGAGG AGATGTGAGCGTctgctgctttatttattctgcCACGAGTTGAGTGTAGAGTTTCAGGAACCTGTTCCTTCTTCG GTGCCCAACTATTATAAGATCATAAAGCACCCCATGGACCTGAACCTGGTGAAGAGAAAGCTGCAGAGGAAGCACCCACAGCATTACCAGAGCCCCAAAGAGTTTGTCTACGACGTCCGATTGGTGTTCAGCAACTGTGCCAAGTACAACGAG ATGTCTCGAATAATCCAGGTATATGAtgaggagaaacagagtaaTGTACAG GCTGACTCGGAGGTCGCCGAGGCAGGGAAGGCCGTGAGTCTGTACTTCGAGGAAAAGCTGGCTGCGATCTATTCCGACCAGAGTTTCCCGGTGGAACCGGAAAAAAGATCCCGGGACGAGAACACCGCCGAGGAAGCGGCAGAGGAATCGGACGACGATTTCGTGCAGCCGAAGCGGAAAAGGTTAAAACCCGAAGAAAAGCCCGTGCACATAAAGTGA